The genomic stretch TCTGCCTTCACTGCCATTTTGGGTGAGAGCGTGGACATGGGAGTTGGGGTAGATGGTGTAGTTTTGGATGTTATTGATGCCCACATCCAAATCTTGTGTATTTTTCAGAGGAAACACAGTTCCTGGAGGAGTATTTTCcatgattttcaaaataatttctgcttctgggattacaggggaatTGTGTTTATGTCACTGATGAAAAGTTTAAACCTCCAAAGTTTCTTCCAGTAACACTTGGAATTGCAGCACACAAGGCTCAGTGAGTCTACACAGTTCTTCCCGATCCAATGTCTCATTTACTTGCAGGTCTCCGGTCTGAAGGTtcagctgaaaatattttttattgttgttgttaaaattGACCCGAGCCCTCCACTGGTATATTTCTCTTACTTCTAGCCCTAGGTCCTTTGTTAGATTGGCCACAAAAGAaccactttctgtttcttctgctaCAGTATAAATGTTCCACTCCGCACAAGTCTGAGACAGCATAACAAAGAGAAGCAGCACTTGCCTTATTCTAGGAAAGTGCTCCTTTTCAGTCTCCATTTCTCCAACACCAACAGCATTCAGGGTCCGGATGCCAATGTTGGGTCAGTAGGCAATCTGCTCTGGGAACCATTCCTTGCAGCAACGCAATTTTCGGTTAAGAAAGCCTCTTCTCTTTGATGTATCTAACGACTGCTAGCACAGTAGATGAAGAGATTCATTCTAACATTTCAGGAGTATTAACTTAAGTGATATACTAGCTAAAGCTGGTTTATTATGCAAACTCAATAGGTAGCTTAAGGAGTTGTGGATAACTTATTTGTGAATATTGCCTAAGGACTGTGAGCTTGTTATGTTGACTTGTTACAgtatctaaaataatttataaagagcatCACCATCTATTGTTAATACTGAGATACACACATGTTGAAGCTGAGAGTCACTGAGACCTTGAAGAGGGAGACAGCCAAGATCATGGATATAAAGGCTGAAgttaaagtaaaaagtaaaatgcagaagaaaacaaGTTAAGTTCACCTGAAATAGCACGTTAAGCATATTCCCGACTGGAGAAGATCTCAACTCATTTTTAGTGAGCAATCATGTATCTCTTGTGGATTCATTGGAATCCTGAAACCCTAGCATGGAACTGAAATTTTTACTtctaaggaaagagaaaacatttttgggGAGGAGACTTGGGGGTCTTCCCAACTGTACCAACTTTAGCCAATGTTTTACTCACAATGTTTAAATAGAATTCCACAACACATAATAGTGTCTATTAATTATCTAGCTAACTGAGAAAACTAAGGATGAGCCAAGTGTAAGAATTGTGGTTCATATTGGTTTCTCTTAAGGTATAAATAACTCACATCAACATTCTACTTTAGAATGTTTTCTTCTATACAAACAAATTCGATTaattaaactttcaaaatatgAGAACATGCCAGTCATGGGCAAAATCTGATGGACAAATTTCCTTATAGAAATATTTTGGTCATGGATCCAAATTCACTATTATGGATTTACATGTCCAAGAAAATGTGTCCTGAATGTCTatgcattttttaatattaatgggATAGAAGCTTGTACCTATGTCAGTAACCTAATGAATCAAAGTTAGTTTTTTATTCCCATCTTTCATCTCTTGGATAAAGTTTCCTCTTTCTAAGATCTTGGCTCTTAGGCTTGGCAGaaacttaaatttctttcatgaGGCTTTCTAGCAATAGagtatattaattaaatatttattaccaTAACTGAAATCATGAATCCATCCATATGATCTATAAATTGGGATTATTTATGGAGCAAGAATATTTTACATTacatgacaaaaataattttgttcacaCTGAGCTTagcaagtaatttttttaaaagaacaagtcTGCTAAGGAGGGTATGATGATCCTGAGAAAAGGTACAGACACCCAAAACTTACAATttcagtgttattattattttttaaactaaaagtattatttaaaaagtaatcatggGACACACAAAATAATGGAGATAAAGTTAATGAGACATTTCATAAAGCCCTTTGTAGCATTTATCTGTTGAAAGACCTCATGaattatttacaaatttaaattttgttacatAAGCCTCTAGTATAGATTTGTTATCTCTAGGCTTGTACATCCTGTATTTCATTCATTAAGTTAATAATAGAGGTATGCAATAAAAGACCAGGGTTTCATGGTAGATAGTCTAATTGAGTACTCAAGGTTATACATACCTTTCAAGTCTCTTTTGATTTCAAGAAATCCCCCTTCAAGATAGGTTAAACAAAGGAATTTTACTATTACCAATGGAGTCTTACTGTAGAACCCAAGGGCAATTAGACATTGGAGACTTAGGGGGAACTGAACTTAGGTGGACAGGTCTAGAGCTAAGTAGCTACCTTAGTCTCTACTGTTGTCTAGGCTTCTGCCTCCTCCACTCTTATTCCTTTTCACTTTgattctttccttccattttatctccctctttttctctctatctAGAAACTTATGAACATGGCTACCTCAGCCCACGTTCAACATTTATTCAAGAGGAAAAAGTAGATGAACTATATCTCAATCACAAATTTAGGGGTTTGGAGAATGTAGCTATTCCAGCTTAAATCAGGAATCTATCACAGGACCAATAAAAAATGATCagggctcatgcttgtaatcccaacaatttgggaagctgatgcGGTACGATgagtggagcccaggagttcaagactagcccgtgtgacatggcaagacctcatctcttaaaaaataaaataaaataaaataaaataaaataaaacgggGGGTAGGGCTCTGTGTAAGTAAAGAAGGCCTGCAATGGAATAAGCATCACACTAGTGATCACCTCTCTTAGGTAGTATAGAGAAGTTCTCAGACAAGAAATGAGCATGAGCTGGATATATACATCTTAATCCAAACAAggttttgaatttatttaaataaaacaacatcTACTAGCATATATATGGTTCAcaaacagttatttaaaaaaaccctaaGTACAGGAAAAATTCTCTGCAATGTTTGCcagaaaagtagaataaaaagattataggTTTTTAAGAAAGAAACCTAAATTAGATAACATCTCAGAAACCAACCTAACCAGATAACAAGcaattatgtttttattcataTCATGCATTTACCTCTATAATAATATTCTCAATTATACAAAAACTGCTTTGGATAGAGGATCCACAGTGAGAACACTCAGAAAATATGAATGAGCACAGTGTGCAATTAAACTTGAagggaaaataatatatatgtgaatatattatttGAGGTTTTATTTCAAAACAGTGACTAAGCAAATTCCGGCTCTCTCAGTTTTTTCAcggttaaaacaacaacaaaaaatagacttAAATTCTTGTAACTTCTGAAAACTCTTGAGAAAAATGCAGTTACCCAAAATGAAAAACTCTACATAACAATGAATAAGATTTCAAAGACATAgactcattcttctttttttttttttttttttttttgagtcagagtctggctctgtcccccaggctggagtgcagtggcaccatctcggctcactgcaagctccgcctcccgggttcacgccattctcctgcctcagcctcccgaatagctgggactacaggcgcccgccaccacgccctgctaatttttttgtatttttagtagagacagggtttcactatgttggccaggatggtctcgaactcctgacctcgtgatccgtccacctcggcctcccaaagtgctaggattacaggcttgagccaccgcgcccggccataggAATAGACTCATTCTAAAAGTTTTGCAGCATAATCAGATCCCTAATTGCACTCCATGCCATTCAGAAAGGTGGGGCTTTCTCCATTTCGCTATCCCGGGGCAGGAGATTGGGAATTATCGGCTTCAGGAATTTGAACTCATTTGCTGCTGAGCCTCCCGTCAGACACACCTCATACTGGTAGCTCTGGGATAGGGTCCCGGTGCCGCTCACGTCCACCAGATGCCCTGGAAAGGGGCCCTCTGGCACCGAGCAGCGACCCACCGGGGCCGCCCTGCTCCTCCTGCACAGCCGCACCGCCACGAACAGGAGCACCGAGAGGAGGAAGAGCGATGACACCGAGGCCAATGCCACCACCAGGTAGACGGTGAGCGAGtcggcctgggcctgggccggGGCCGCCTCCGGGAGCGGCAGGTAGGGCTGGGAGAAGCCGTCCACCAGGAGCACGTGCAGCGTGGCGGTGGCCGAGCGCGGAGGCTCGCCATTGTCCTTGACCAGCACCACCAGCCTGTGCTTGGCCGCGTCGCGCTCGCTCAGCAGCCTGGCGGTGCGCACCTCGCCATTGTGCGCCCACACGCCGAACAGCCCGGGCTCTGTGGCCTTGAGCAGCTGGTACGACAGCCAGGCGTTCTGGCCCGAGTCACCGTCCACCGCCACCACCTTGGTCACCAGGTAGCCCGGCTCGGCCCCTCGGGGCACCAGTTCGGTGCAGGGCGACGAGCCGTTCTGCAGCGGGTACAGCACAAAGGGCGAGTTGTCGTTGGCGTCCAGCACCAGCACGCGCACCAGCGCCTCGCTGCTCAGCGCCGGGGAGCCGTGGTCTGCGGCGCCCATGCGAAACTCGAACGCCTGCAGGGCCTCGTAGTCCAGCGACCTGAGGACGAATAGGTGGCCATTGTCTGCGTTGATGGAGACCAGGGAGGCGAGGGGCAGGTGCGGGTCCTGGGGCGGCAGCAGCGAGTAGGTGATCTGGGCGTTGGTGCCTGAGTCTCTGTCTGTGGCGCTGACGCTGCCGATGTGCAGGGCGGGGCTGTTGTTCTCGCGGACGAACAGGGTGTAGGAGGTTTGGGTGAAGACGGGGGCGTTGTCATTGACGTCGGAGACCAGCACGGTTATGTTGTACTCGGTTTTCAGCCTGGGTGTCCCCAAGTCGGTCACGGTGATGGTGATGTTATATTCATTTCTGATCTCTCTGTCCAGTGGGTGTTCTGTTACCAGAGCGTAAAAATTCTTGAAGGTAGGCTTCAAGACAAAGGGGAGGTTGTCCTGAATTGAGCAAACCATTCTGCCATTGTCTCCAGCATCTTGGTCTCGTATGCTGAAAACAGCGACCACCATCTCAGGTGAAGAGTTTTCCGGTATGGGGCTGGTAAGAGATGTCATGGCTATTTCTGGCGGGTTGTCATTCACATCTACAACCCGAACTAAAATGCTTGATTTTCCAGAAAGGCTCCCACCGTCAATGGCCTGAATGTTTATGACATAAGATTGAATAATCTCGAAATCTAGAGGTGCTTTTAAATAGACTTCGCCAGAAATTGGATGGATTTCAAATGTTTTCCGTACATCTCTGGAGACGTGGGAAAATGAGTAAGACAGTTCTCCATTTATTCCTGCATCTAAATCTGTAGCAGACGCTTTGATGATCAAGGAGTCCAGAGGGCTGCTCTCAGGTACATGAACTTCATAGACTGGCTTCTCAAATTCAGGGGCATTGTCATTGATGTCCAGGACCACAACGTTAATCAGTGTAGTCCCAGACCTGGGTGGAGACCCGCCATCCACGGCTGTTAGCGTTAAACTAAGCTCAGACTCCTTTTCTCGATCCAGGGATTGGTCCAGTACCAACTCTGGGTATTTTCTGCCCTCATCGCTGTCTCGTAATTTAAGGTGGAAATGGGGATTGGGACTTATTGTATAGTTTTGAACACCATTCTTTCCCACATCCAAGTCCTGCGCACTATCTATTTGGAATAAGGTTCCTAGAGTAGTACCTTCGGAGATTTTTAGAAGTATATGATTGTTTAGGAACGTGGGAGTGTGATCATTTATGTCTTTGACCAAAAGCTCAGCCCGAAAAAATTGCAACGGATTTTCAAATAACACCTGGAAATGCAATATACATGGCTCTGTGAGATCACAAAGTGCCTCCCGGTCCAGCTGCTCATTTAAGAGCAAGTCGCCATTCTGTGGATCCAATCGCAAATAAGGTTTATAGTCGTCAAAGATGACTCTGGCCCCCCGTGCAGCCAGGTCTTCCACATCCAAACCCATgtctttcaccatgttagctataAACGTGCCGACCTCCATTTCCTCTGCTATGGAATAGCTCCACGTCTCAGAACACACCAAAGACCCTcccaggaaaacaaagaaaagcagcaCTTGCCTTGTCCGCTGAGCTCTTCCCTTTCCCGGCTCCATGGCTCCTTAGCCAAACGTCTTTCTGTCGAAAACGTTTCCACTCAGTCTCTAGCAGCTCTTAAAGTTGCTCCTCTCACCTATCAGCCTGGACCTTTGGGAATCTAGAAACTCGTAATCCTGTCGCGAAGGTGTTGATGGTGCCCTACCTTTTGAAAATCTATTTTCTCCTGGTTTTCCAGCGCTTTCAGTTCCCATGGTTAAGGGAAACCAGAGCATCTGCGGTTACAAAAATTTCACCATCTTATCCTGCAGCGCCACCATGCGACTCTGCAGATTTTCAGGTTTTAGATAAATTCCAATACGTTTcagacaaaatattaatttttcttgtgTGTTTGTCTATAAATTTCAATTATATTCTCCTCCTATATGCCTATTTTCCGAGTTGCATTTTTGTGATATGTGATGCTATTACCTTTCCATCATCAGCCACAATCTGCTATAGCTGTAGTAGATGTAAGAAGCATATTTAAGATGTAGCCCCTGCCTCAAACGAGTTATGATCTCTCTGTGAAGACATATTAAACAACTAAAGATAGTGAAGAATACTCTTACATGTAATTGACTTAGTAGGCAAGAGATTTTTAGGAAAATTGGAAATGAGAATTAGAGGTCTTAGCTCTCTCCACAACTACTCTTAGAAaagaggaatgagatcatgtactTGAAAATGAACCTGGTATATGAAAACAGTTGCTTTGGAAAGGGTGGACATTTTGAGCTGCATAAATGGTACGATTTATTTAGGGATACTCAGTAGGAGACTTAGCTGGCAGGAGTAGAAAATAAATGCTCAAAAGTAgtgagtaaaataaaacatttctggtttttaatctaaaaacaagtctagttaaacatttttaaaaatatgaacaaattagACCTCAGTTTAGTTGTGAAACTGAATTTCATCATTTGCAGACCCAGGCTTTCCAGAGGCACAAttctaaatatgtttatatatctattaattaattagtttagCAGATAGCTATTGAGAATATACTTTGTGCAAGGAATGGTCATAAGTGTTAGGGATAGAAGGGTAAAGAGACGTAGTTCCTGACATGcaagagggagacagaaaaatgaccatgtattttaaatagagcACAATGAATGTCATGATAAAGAAAGTTCATGCTACTATAAGGGCATAGATGATAGTCATCTAACCAGAATTTGGAAATACAAGACAGATTTTTCTGGAGAAAGTATACTCTAAAttgatacattaaaaattaataggaGTACTTTAAACAAAAATTGGGCATGGGGTAAAATTGTtcaggaaaactaaaaataagattgCGCAAATGCAAATAAAGAGAAGTATTTGgaggaaataaacaaaatcaatatggCTAAGACATAGAGCAAGAGGAGAGAAGTGGTAAGAGTTGAAATTGGAAAGATAAGCAAATATTTTGTAACTATGTCAAAGCATTTGGACTTTATGCCAGTAGAAATGCAGGGTTATTAAAGGGattataattaaaacagaaaagtggCATGAttatgtttctactttttaaaaagattatcctGTTTCAGAGTTGCGAATAAATTAGAGAGGAATAAGATTAAAGGTGAGAGATTGATTACAAATGGTTGCAATAATACAAGTAAGAGGAAACATTGGCCTCAACTAGAAATGCAGTGAAGGGGTTGTATTAGAATTATAAAACAATAGGGGATGTGGTGATAAACATAGAAGGAGTGGGGTAGAAAGGCATGAAGGTAAATGTACTTTGTCTTCAGGCTTAGGGAACTGAGTGACTGTTGGTTCTATTAACTGATAAACacaggaaaagcagaagaaagaggaaaagatatGGAGCTGGTGAAGGTATATTTAGTTTTGAGGAAGGgaacagttttaattttaaatggatGAGTTTGAACATCCATATAGACAGTTATATAAATTAGCTTCTATTACATAAATGTAGTTGAGGAAAGACGTTTGGGCTATAGAGTCACATTTGGGATTTATTGGCATAAATGGTAATTAAAGCTCTTCAGGAAAGATAATAAGTTGcagattaaaagaaatatatttgaatttgtgACTTCAGACATTATGTAGTTTTCAGAGACTACCATCTCCAGAGAGAGGTCATGGTTATAGGTGACTAAGCTAGAGTAGAAGTGAATGTCATTAGAGATGAAGAAGGCTAGAAACAGAGATAGGTCAAACTCTTGGACCCAGAATTGTTGCAAGGGATGGGCAAAGAGGAAAATTATAAGAAGTCACATTTAAGAGATAAAATGTCTTTACACTACTTCTTTCTTGTCATctggaataatttaaaattaaactggTAGCAAGTTGAGTTCATGCTCTCATTTGATGACTCTTACATGCAAAGACCATTTAGGTAGAAAGGTTTGCCAACTTCCTTCAGTACATTAAAGATatcttactttctatttttttccattgctaCTGTTGAGAAACATGGAGCATAGCTGTCAGTCTGTCATGTGTTTGAGGGTTCAAGGTCCTTTTCCCAtggcttttgaaaaaaaagatttctctttttctttggttttctgagCTTTGAATACAATGTTTCTAGATAtggatatctttttaaatttatcctGTTAGGTTTATTTAGGTCTCTTAAATCTGCTTGTTGAAGTTTTCATCAATTctgaagaattaaaattattgttGCTTTAACTATTGCTTCTGATACAATTTTTCTCTTATCTCCTTGGGCTCTGGTTAAACATATGTTAAACTCTTTTACTTTGTCCtctgtttctaatattttcttctgtaattttcATCTTATCAACTTTCTGACCTACATATTGGATAAATTATATCCACATCTATCTTTCTCTTCAGTAATTATTTGTTTAGCTGTATCTAATCTTCTATTAAATTTTCTAGTtggtttaaaattttgattattatagtttttcatttctaggagttctattttgttttctaatctgtcaaattttatagtatttttcccTGTACACCTTcaagtttaacttttatttcaattaaagTGCCTAGCATATTATAGACTGTGTCTGATAATTACAATATTTGAAATGCTTgcaagtttatttttatgttccttttttctGCTGGCTCTCACTCATAGTGTCATGTTCCCTTGTGTATGCACTTATCTTTGACTGTTTATGTTAAGAGCATAAAAAATTAGTTGTATGAATGATTTGAGGCTTAGAGTGAATAAACattcaaacattcaaaaaatgggcgacagagcgagactccttctcaaaaaaaaaaaaaaagctgtaaggTCACATTCACATTTGCTATAAGAAGTCAGATttcaactgggtgtggtggctcacgcctgtaatcccagcacgttaggaggctgaggcaggcggatcacctgaggtagggagttcaagaccagcctgaccaacgtggagaaaccccatgtctacttaaaaaaaaaaaatacaaaatagccaggcgtggtggtgcatgcctgtaatcccagctactagggaggctgaggcaggagaattgcttaaacccaggaggtggaggttgtagtgggcagagatcgtgccattgcactccagcctgggcaacaagagcgaaactctgtctcgaaaaaaaaaagaagttatatttCATAAAAGATCTGCATTTGATTCTATCAGTTCCTGGGAGAACTGTCAATGATCACTTTAAATCAAGTTTAAGGCTAAAAATCAAGTTAAAGGCTAAAAATCAAGTTCAAGGCTGAAATTCCCCACGAGGGTTCATCCATTTCCAGTTTACTCTCACTCCAAGGTGTGGCTCTTAGGGATCCATGCTTATTAATAGAGGTTCAAGTTTTCCAGGATTCCCAAGGAAAAAGTAGATTTTGGTCTTGCTTATCTCTCTGGGTTTCTTTTTAACATTAGCTCTAACCTGACAATATATTAATATCTCAATAGGTAATTGTTTTCAGTGAAATCATTGTGCTACATAATTTTTACCAAccttgttaaaaatgtaaagtcTCAGGGATATTGTTGCAACTCAAAATTACAAGTAAACTCTTAGCTTTCATATTCTATGGGCAACTGATTATTTTGGAAGGCTaagaaataatagtatttttaaacaaCTTCAACTGTTCAATACTAAATCAATTCTATAATGACATAATGAATTTAAACAATCTCTTGGAAGAGACAACTGCCATTTACATTGGTATTCATTCTCACTTCTTTCTATACGCCTTATTCccctatatatacacaaatagctttcctatattctctcttatttcccctcataatgtgtatttatatatttgcatatatctataaatataagaTATTGTGTATGTCACTGTACTAtaaatctttgtctcttttttcttttaagatatttgagatttattcatgtgATTGCATGTCTAGCTAACTCCTTTTGATCACTGCATAATAATCTTTCACTAACATGTTACTCATTTTATCAATTGCTTTACTGATGGATATGTAAGTGGAGTCCTATTCTTCACTTTCCCAGGATGAATATTCTTATATACATCATTTTGTAAAGCTCTATCAGAGTTTTCTGGCTTACACACTCCAATAGAATTGCTGAATTATAGAGTacatatatgttaaattttaCTAAATACTATCAGAAAGCTCTCTAAATAGGCTGTACATGTGATTTCCTATTATTCCACTTGATATTACCCAAATCTCTCATCTTTACTAATTTTAGTGTATGTTTCACCAACTAAAAACGTTGAACTTCATTTAAAGCTATTTTCAGactttctgttttccctttttttgaatttccttttcctttgtcttaaaaaaaatcctattgtCTCTCctggctttgttgttgttgatttgcAAGAGTTATTTGAACAATGTAAATATTAATCTTGTCAGTTAAAATACTGCAGGTGGCTTCTCACTGTCATCTGTTAGTTTGTCTGTGCTATCCTTTAATTTTGAGGCAGTAATATTcaacaatttgtatttttcttttttgtgctttAAAGCCTTGTTAAGAAATCCAAACCCAAACTAAGATGATATGAATATTTTTACCCAGATTTATTTCATCTCTTCcaattcaaatatttcaaattcaCCTATTACATACATACGAAGGTTGTTTTTATATGACATGAGATAGGGATTTTGTTTCTGTATATAGTGAGCCAATCTCCCCAATAACATTTGCTACATAATCTCTCTTCTCCACCAACCCCAGTTATTATGATACCTCCTGTGACCAAGTTGTCTTATATAAAAGGATCTGACCCTGGATTCTATTCTATCTGGTAGTCTATGAGTCTGTTCCTGAATCGTTCAGATAGATTTACCTACTTCATATTTGTAGTATGTACTAATATCTATAATGTAAGGCAttccctcatttttctttttaaaaattatcctagcTCTTCATGCAACTTGTTCttctatattaatattagaaacCATTTTTAGATCCTTAACTACTTATGATGGATTTCgctggaattgcattgaatttataaattattttgggaagCATAGATCTTTATTAAGTAGTTCTATCAAGGAATTAGCATCTGTCTCAATTAACTCAGACAttcaattatttcatttagtgtTTATCGACATCATTCACTTTTCCATAAAGGTTTTCTGACTTCTTTGTTAGCCTAATTTCTAGAAACATTATAGTTTcaatactatttaaaattttcatttataattgatAATACTGAGGTTAAAAATACactacttttatttctctttccatttcacttttttctACCTTATTCtagtctttcttctctctttctttagtttttacttcAGTTTTTACATTAGCAGTGACTTTTAAGAGCATAATTTTGCCTCTTATGACTCTGAGGGAAAAAGGGGACCCAAATATTCTTTTCaggattttattgtttaaatgtcAATTTTAAGAAATCCACACAACAAATAATTACTtgttacaatgaaaaataaaatcagtgaaaATTGCATGAATTAGAGGGAAGAAATCTAAGGAAACTGGAATTTGTTTCACCTATTTCACAATGGCAAGTGAAATTCCATTTTACTACATCATTTGGTCTATAATAGTATTTAATCTTGTAACAGcaatttcaaaaatgtatacGCACACTAGCCCTATATCCATACTACATTCTAGTTATCAAAATCTCTATCTATAATCTTCTACAGAACTTTCTTTTAGAGCTGAGATATAATATGTTACAAGATGAGGCATCTATAAACCATAAATGCCTACCCATTCCTTCTTTGTAGGCATCTGAGAGAGGCCATGAAGTAT from Nomascus leucogenys isolate Asia chromosome 2, Asia_NLE_v1, whole genome shotgun sequence encodes the following:
- the LOC100589390 gene encoding protocadherin beta-18 translates to MEPGKGRAQRTRQVLLFFVFLGGSLVCSETWSYSIAEEMEVGTFIANMVKDMGLDVEDLAARGARVIFDDYKPYLRLDPQNGDLLLNEQLDREALCDLTEPCILHFQVLFENPLQFFRAELLVKDINDHTPTFLNNHILLKISEGTTLGTLFQIDSAQDLDVGKNGVQNYTISPNPHFHLKLRDSDEGRKYPELVLDQSLDREKESELSLTLTAVDGGSPPRSGTTLINVVVLDINDNAPEFEKPVYEVHVPESSPLDSLIIKASATDLDAGINGELSYSFSHVSRDVRKTFEIHPISGEVYLKAPLDFEIIQSYVINIQAIDGGSLSGKSSILVRVVDVNDNPPEIAMTSLTSPIPENSSPEMVVAVFSIRDQDAGDNGRMVCSIQDNLPFVLKPTFKNFYALVTEHPLDREIRNEYNITITVTDLGTPRLKTEYNITVLVSDVNDNAPVFTQTSYTLFVRENNSPALHIGSVSATDRDSGTNAQITYSLLPPQDPHLPLASLVSINADNGHLFVLRSLDYEALQAFEFRMGAADHGSPALSSEALVRVLVLDANDNSPFVLYPLQNGSSPCTELVPRGAEPGYLVTKVVAVDGDSGQNAWLSYQLLKATEPGLFGVWAHNGEVRTARLLSERDAAKHRLVVLVKDNGEPPRSATATLHVLLVDGFSQPYLPLPEAAPAQAQADSLTVYLVVALASVSSLFLLSVLLFVAVRLCRRSRAAPVGRCSVPEGPFPGHLVDVSGTGTLSQSYQYEVCLTGGSAANEFKFLKPIIPNLLPRDSEMEKAPPF